From bacterium, a single genomic window includes:
- the tsaA gene encoding tRNA (N6-threonylcarbamoyladenosine(37)-N6)-methyltransferase TrmO yields the protein MELYVYYVCKGKIVNEIIYKPIGVVHSPFKKPKGTPIQPAGAEKVDGTIEIFPEYTDGLKDLEDFSHIILIYHFNLSKDFSLIVKPFMDDDAHGVFAMRGSSRPNPIGISVVRLIGIKKNILHIQDVDIVDGTPLLDIKPYVPGFDIREVDKIGWLEKNIRKLSTTKDDERFIE from the coding sequence ATGGAATTATATGTATATTACGTATGTAAAGGTAAAATCGTGAATGAGATAATTTATAAACCAATCGGAGTCGTACATTCCCCATTTAAAAAACCAAAAGGAACACCTATTCAACCTGCAGGTGCTGAAAAAGTCGATGGAACAATTGAGATATTTCCGGAATATACCGATGGATTAAAAGATTTGGAAGATTTTTCTCATATTATTTTGATATATCATTTTAATCTATCCAAAGACTTCAGCCTGATTGTAAAACCGTTCATGGATGACGATGCACACGGAGTCTTTGCAATGCGTGGATCAAGCAGACCAAATCCTATAGGCATTTCTGTAGTGCGTCTTATTGGAATTAAAAAGAATATACTCCATATTCAGGATGTGGACATTGTAGATGGAACTCCTCTTTTAGATATAAAGCCCTATGTTCCGGGATTTGATATAAGAGAAGTAGATAAAATAGGATGGTTAGAGAAAAATATACGTAAACT
- a CDS encoding aminopeptidase, translating into MRNNRILYVFVLLFFFIFSSISVSAQDKKEKKTEKKEAYQFKIDTELPHTPVKNQYRTGTCWCFSTTSYVESELLRMGKGEFDLSEMFTVRHTYPHKADLFVKRHGEANFGQGGQAHDVMNSIKHYGIVPDNVYTGLNIGEKRHNHGEMFSVLKGILDAVIKRRGGKLTPRWKDAFEATLDAYLGKVPESFTYKNESYTPKTFAEKVLQFNPDNYIELTSYTHFPFYKQCLPEIPDNWDFNRQYYNVPLKDFEKIVDHALKNGYTVVWDGDVSDRNFSSREKGYAIVPEKDWEDMTKKERKQKITEPVKEKKISQEMREETYDNFTTTDDHLMHIVGLAHDQKGDKFYYIKNSGGTVDRKFNGYLYMSEAYFRLRTIAIMVHKDALPVRLAKRLKIK; encoded by the coding sequence ATGAGAAATAATAGAATTTTATATGTCTTTGTTCTTCTTTTCTTTTTCATTTTTTCATCTATTTCAGTTTCTGCACAGGATAAAAAGGAAAAGAAAACGGAGAAAAAGGAAGCGTATCAATTTAAAATTGATACAGAGCTTCCCCATACTCCTGTTAAGAATCAGTACAGGACAGGTACGTGCTGGTGCTTCTCAACAACTTCATACGTTGAATCGGAATTATTGAGAATGGGCAAGGGTGAGTTTGATCTTTCCGAAATGTTCACAGTAAGACATACATATCCTCATAAAGCTGATTTGTTTGTAAAACGGCATGGTGAAGCTAATTTCGGACAAGGAGGGCAAGCTCATGATGTGATGAATTCGATTAAGCATTATGGTATTGTTCCTGATAATGTATATACAGGCTTGAACATAGGAGAGAAACGCCACAATCACGGAGAAATGTTTAGTGTTTTAAAAGGTATTCTTGATGCGGTAATTAAAAGAAGGGGAGGAAAACTTACTCCAAGGTGGAAGGATGCGTTTGAAGCAACTCTTGATGCCTATCTTGGGAAAGTCCCTGAATCCTTCACTTATAAAAATGAAAGTTATACACCAAAAACATTTGCTGAGAAAGTTCTTCAGTTTAATCCTGATAATTACATTGAATTGACATCTTACACTCATTTTCCGTTCTACAAACAGTGCCTTCCCGAAATTCCAGATAACTGGGATTTTAACAGGCAGTACTATAATGTGCCTCTTAAAGATTTTGAAAAAATAGTTGACCATGCTTTAAAAAACGGGTACACAGTTGTTTGGGACGGTGATGTAAGTGATCGTAATTTCAGCTCGAGAGAAAAAGGTTATGCAATAGTTCCTGAAAAAGACTGGGAAGATATGACAAAGAAAGAGCGTAAACAAAAAATTACCGAACCGGTTAAGGAAAAGAAAATCTCGCAGGAAATGAGAGAAGAGACATATGATAATTTCACCACAACTGATGATCATTTAATGCATATTGTAGGGCTTGCACATGACCAGAAGGGTGATAAATTTTATTATATTAAGAATTCGGGGGGTACAGTAGACAGAAAATTTAACGGATATTTGTATATGTCAGAAGCTTATTTCCGCCTGAGGACTATTGCAATAATGGTTCATAAGGATGCACTGCCGGTAAGATTGGCAAAAAGATTGAAAATTAAATGA
- a CDS encoding aminopeptidase, whose product MLKMRKVFLLFMLFFAVSVFSQEKTPADSSKKKDVYQFTDDYKVEYTSVKSQAKTGTCWCFSTVSFLESELLRMGKKEMDLSEMFIVRKTYPLKAESYIRLHGNTTFGEGAYSHDVINQMRRYGMVPESAYSGMNIGEKKHNHSEMSRVLTAMLNAVKKGRKLTPRWEEAFDDVLDAYLGKVPEKFTYEGKFYTPKTFLKNYLQLNPDDYIEISSFTHHPFYEKFDLEVPDNWCHNKVYNVTIDDLSRIADYALKNGYSFVWGGDVSNHFFKAPKDGYAIVPLKDWEDMTKAEREKKITEPVPEKTITQDMKQECFDNFTATDDHAMHIVGLAHDQTGATFYFTKNSWGKDMKYKGMFYMSKPYMLLNDIAIMINKNALPDDIKTKLNIQ is encoded by the coding sequence ATGTTGAAGATGCGAAAAGTTTTTTTATTGTTTATGCTGTTTTTTGCTGTTTCAGTTTTTTCTCAGGAGAAAACTCCGGCTGATTCATCAAAGAAAAAAGATGTATATCAGTTTACTGATGATTATAAAGTCGAGTATACTTCGGTTAAAAGCCAGGCAAAAACCGGCACGTGCTGGTGTTTTTCAACTGTTTCATTTCTTGAATCAGAGCTGCTCAGAATGGGCAAAAAAGAGATGGATCTTTCCGAGATGTTCATAGTAAGAAAAACATATCCTTTGAAAGCCGAGAGCTATATAAGACTGCACGGCAATACTACTTTTGGAGAGGGCGCTTACAGCCATGATGTTATAAATCAGATGAGAAGATACGGAATGGTTCCTGAGTCTGCATACAGTGGAATGAATATCGGAGAGAAAAAACACAACCATTCGGAAATGTCCCGTGTTCTTACTGCAATGCTTAATGCTGTCAAAAAGGGAAGAAAATTAACTCCCAGGTGGGAAGAAGCATTTGATGATGTACTTGATGCATATCTCGGCAAAGTACCGGAGAAGTTTACGTATGAAGGAAAATTTTACACTCCTAAAACATTTTTAAAAAATTATCTTCAGCTTAATCCTGATGATTATATTGAAATATCATCGTTTACACATCATCCTTTTTATGAGAAATTTGATCTCGAAGTGCCTGATAACTGGTGCCATAACAAGGTCTATAATGTAACTATTGATGATCTGTCGAGGATTGCCGATTATGCTTTAAAGAACGGTTACTCTTTTGTATGGGGCGGAGATGTAAGCAACCATTTCTTTAAAGCACCGAAAGACGGATATGCTATTGTGCCTTTAAAAGACTGGGAAGATATGACAAAAGCTGAGAGAGAAAAGAAAATTACAGAACCTGTACCCGAAAAAACAATTACTCAGGATATGAAGCAGGAATGTTTTGATAATTTTACAGCTACAGATGACCATGCCATGCACATTGTAGGCCTTGCTCACGACCAGACCGGAGCTACATTCTATTTTACAAAAAATTCTTGGGGAAAAGATATGAAGTACAAGGGAATGTTTTATATGTCAAAACCCTACATGCTTCTCAATGACATAGCAATAATGATAAATAAGAATGCTTTACCGGATGATATAAAAACAAAGTTAAATATTCAGTAA